The Pan paniscus chromosome 1, NHGRI_mPanPan1-v2.0_pri, whole genome shotgun sequence genome has a segment encoding these proteins:
- the LOC103785525 gene encoding LOW QUALITY PROTEIN: vomeronasal type-1 receptor 5-like (The sequence of the model RefSeq protein was modified relative to this genomic sequence to represent the inferred CDS: substituted 2 bases at 2 genomic stop codons), with protein sequence MLKLVIIENMAEIMLFSLDLLLFSTDILCFNFPSKKIKLPGFITIQIFFYPQASFGISANTILLLFHIFTFVFSHRSKSIDMIISHLSLIHILLLFTQAILVSLDFFGSQNTQDDLRCKVIVFLNKVMRGLSICTPCLLSVLQAIISPSIFSLAKLKHPSASHILGFFLFPWVLNMFIGVIFCCTLRLPPVKWGQSSVCHTALFLFAHELHPQETVFHTNNFEGCHLYRVHGPLKRLHGDYFIQXIRGYLSAFTQPACPXVSPVKRASQTILLLVSFVFIYWVDFMFSFSRGVTWINDSLLVWFQVIVANSYATISPLMLIYADNQIFKTLQMLWFKYLSPPKLMLKFNRQCGSTKK encoded by the coding sequence ATGTTGAAATTGGTTATTATTGAGAACATGGCAGAAATTATGCTATTCTCATTAGATCTCTTGCTTTTCTCCACAGATATCCTTTgctttaattttccttctaagaaGATCAAACTTCCTGGTTTTATTACCATACAAATCTTCTTTTATCCACAAGCCAGCTTTGGAATTTCAGCAAACACCATCCTTCTTCTTTTCCACatcttcacctttgttttcagtcACAGGTCTAAGTCCATTGACATGATAATTAGTCACCTGTCTCTCATCCACATACTGCTGCTCTTCACCCAGGCAATATTGGTGTCCTTAGACTTCTTTGGTTCACAGAATACTCAGGATGATCTTAGGTGTAAGGTCATTGTCTTTTTAAACAAGGTGATGAGGGGCCTCTCCATCTGCACCCCCTGCCTCCTGAGTGTGCTCCAGGCCATCATCAGCCCCAGCATCTTCTCCTTGGCAAAGCTCAAACATCCTTCTGCAAGTCACATCTTAGGATTCTTCCTTTTCCCATGGGTCCTCAACATGTTCATTGGTGTAATCTTCTGCTGTACACTGCGGCTACCCCCAGTGAAATGGGGCCAGTCTTCTGTTTGTCATACAGCACTGTTCCTTTTTGCCCATGAGCTACACCCACAGGAGACTGTTTTTCACACTAATAACTTTGAGGGATGTCACCTTTATAGGGTTCATGGTCCTCTCAAGAGGCTACATGGTGATTATTTTATACAGTAAATAAGAGGCTATCTCAGTGCCTTCACACAGCCAGCCTGTCCCTGAGTCTCACCAGTGAAAAGAGCCTCCCAGACTATCTTACTGCTGGTGAGTTTTGTCTTCATATATTGGGTGGACTTTATGTTCTCATTTTCAAGGGGTGTGACATGGATAAATGATTCTCTGCTAGTGTGGTTCCAGGTTATTGTGGCCAATAGCTATGCCACAATTAGTCCTTTGATGCTAATTTATGCTGATAACCAAATATTCAAGACTCTGCAAATGTTATGGTTTaaatatttgtctcctccaaagctcatgttgaaatttaatcgcCAATGTGGCAGTACTAAGAAGTGA